CCGCTCTTTTCAATAAAGCCTCAGGTTTTGGCTCCTGACCTCTAAAGCGTTTGTATAAAGTCATTGGATGTTCTGTTCCTCCTTTAGAAAGTACATTGTCTTTAAATTTCTTTGCAACTTCTTCGTTGAAGATGCCTTTTTCCTGGAAAAATTCAAAAGCATCTGCATCTAGAACTTCCGCCCATTTATAGCTGTAATATCCAGAAGAATATCCGCCTTGAAAAATATGCGAAAAAGAAGTACTCATGGCATTTTCTTTTACGTCTGGATACAATTGCGTATTAGCAAATTGTTCTGTTTCGAAAGTTTTAAGATCTGTAATATTAGTTGGATCTTGTCCGTGCCAGGCCATATCCAATAATCCGAAACTTAATTGACGCAATGTTGCTAGACCTTCCTGAAAACTGGCACTTTCTTTAATTTTCTGAACATACTCAATCGGAATAATTTCTCCCGTTTCGTAATGATTTGCGAATAAAGCCAAAGCTTCTGGCTCGTAACACCAGTTTTCCATAATCTGACTTGGTAATTCTACAAAATCCCAATAAACAGAAGTTCCGGATAAACTTGGATAAACCGTATCGGCCAGCATTCCGTGTAATCCGTGACCGAATTCGTGGAATAAAGTCGTTACTTCATTAAAAGTCAATAACGAAGGTTTTGTTTCGGTTGGTTTTGTAAAATTGCAAACGTTCGAAATATGCGGTCTTTCGTTTACGCCGTCTTTTACATATTGCGATTTGAATGAAGTCATCCAGGCGCCGTTTCTTTTTCCTTTTCTTGGAAAGAAATCAGCGTAGAAGATCGAAACTAAATCATTTTTAGCATCACGAACTTCATAAGTTGTAACTTCTTCGTGGTATTTATCGATATCAAAAACTTCGGTAAAAGTTAAACCGTATAGTTTTTTCGCCACGGTAAAAGCACCGTCTAAAACTTTTTCTAATTGAAAATACGGTTTTAGTTTTTCATCATCTAAATTAAAAAGCTGCTGTTTTAATTTTTCAGAATAATAAGCACCGTCCCATTTTTCCAATTGCTCTATTCCGTCCAGTTCTTTTGCGAAAGCAGTTAATTCTGCAAATTCTTTTTGAGCGGCAGGTTTTGCTTTTGCCAATAAATCATTAAGGAAAGAAAAAACTTTTTCCGGACTTTCGGCCATTCTTTCTTCCAGAACAAAATGAGCGTGCGTTTTATAACCTAGTAAATTGGCTCTTTCGTGACGAAGTTTAGCAATCTTTAAAACATTTTCCTGATTGTCGAATTCGTTATTCTGAAAACCTTTTGCACCAAAAGCAATTGCCATTTTTTTACGCAGTTCGCGATTATCAGCATAAGTCAAAAACGGAACATAACTTGGATAATCTAAAGTAAAAATCCAGCCTTCTTTTTCCTGATTTTTTGCTAATAATCTAGCCGCTTCGATTGTACCTTCAGGTAAACCAGCTAGATCTTTCTCGTCGGTTAAATGCAATTCGAAGTTGTTGGTTTCGGCCAAAACATTTTCGCCAAACTGCAAACTCAATTTCGATAATTCTTTGTCGATTTCTCTTAATTGGTTTTTCTTGTCTTCCGGAAGATTAGCTCCGTTTCTGGAGAAACTTTTGTATTTTTTATCTAATAAAGTAGTTTGTTCCGGGTTGAGGTTTAAACTTTCTTTTTGATCGTAAACCGCTTTTACTCGTGCAAAAAGTTCAGCATTTAAACGAATGTCATTTCCGAATTCAGAAAGCCAAGGCGAAACTTCCTGAGCAATTTTCTGCATTTCGTCATTCGTTTCAGCCGAATTCAAATTGAAGAAAACACTAGAAAGACGATCTAAAATATCGCCGGAATAATCCATTGCTGCAATTGTGTTTTCAAAAGTTGGTGCATCCGGATTATTTGTAATTGCATCAATTTCGGCTTTAGCCAAAGCAATTCCTTCCTGAAAAGCAGGAACGTAATCTTCGATTTTAATCTGCGAAAAAGGTGCGGTGTTATGTTTGGTATTGAAATATTGTGTTAATATACTCATGATGCATTTTTTAGTCCTGCAAGGTTTTCAAAACCTTGTAGGTTTCTTTTAAGTATTTAAAATCTAGTTATACCTGCAAGGTTTTGAAAACCTTGCAGGAATTTATGCGAAAAGATTATTTCTTTAAACCTTCAGCCGCTTTATTTACCGCAGCTTTTAATTCTTCTTTGTAAGCAATAATCGTATCCAAAACTTTTTTGTCATGGCTTCCGATGATTTGTGCTGCTAAAATTCCGGCATTTTTTGCTCCGTTTAAAGCTACAGTTGCTACAGGAACTCCGCCTGGCATTTGTAAAATTGATAAAACAGAATCCCAGCCATCAATTGAGTTGCTTGATTTTACCGGAACTCCAATTACCGGAAGCGGAGACATAGAAGCTACCATTCCTGGTAAATGCGCTGCACCGCCCGCTCCGGCAATAATTACCGAAATACCGCGAGTATGTGCGTTTTTGCTAAAATCAAATAATTTCTCCGGTGTTCTGTGTGCCGAAACGATATCTACTTCAACTTCAACATTGAATTGTTTTAATATGTCGATTGCATCCTGCATAACTGGCATGTCTGAGATGCTTCCCATTATAATAGCTACTTTGCTCATGTTTTTTATTTGTTTCAAGTTTTAAGTTTCAGGTTTCAAGTTGTTACTGAGACTTAAAAATATATTTAGTTGTTAACTGTAAACTGTGACTGCGACTAAAAGCTAATCACTAATTACTATTGACTAATTACTCGAATAGTATTCTTAACTTCCTGTGCAATTCTTCGAGCTTCCTGCATATTCTCATTTACAATCGTAACGTGGCCCATTTTTCTGAAAGGACGGGTTTGTTTTTTACCGTAAATATGTGGCGTAACACCGTTCCATCCTAAAATGGTTTCGATGTTTTCATACACTACATTTCCGGAATAACCTTCGGCACCGACTAAATTTACCATAATTCCGGCAACTTTGCTGTCTGTGTTTCCTAACGGAAGATCTAAAATAGCACGTAAATGATTTTCGAATTGTGAGGTATAACTTGCTTCAATTGAATAATGACCAGAATTATGCGGACGTGGCGCAACTTCGTTAACCAAAATTTCGTCATCCTGAGTCTGGAACATTTCAACTGCCAAAAGTCCAACGTGATTGAATTTTTCAGAAACGTTTAAAGCGATTGCTCTCGCTTTTTCGGCTACTTTTTCGTCGATTCTTGCCGGGCAGATTACGTATTCAACCTGATTGGCTTCTGGGTGAAATTCCATTTCTACAACCGGATAGGTTTTTATTTCTCCTGACGGATTTCTGCAAACAATTACCGCTAATTCGTTTTTAAACGGAACCATAGTTTCGGCAATGCATTCTACATTAGGAAGATTATCTAAATCTGAAATCTGACGAATTACTTTTACGCCGTTTCCGTCGTAACCAAATTCGGTACATTTCCATACAAATGGAATTGTGATTTCGTTATTTCCAACTGATTTTTGTAATTGCGCCGGATTTTCAAAACGTAAATACGATGCGGTTGGAATATTACTTTCTGTATAAAAGTCTTTTTGAGTTCCTTTATTCTGAATTCCTTTTAAGGTTTTTGGAGACGGATATACTTTTACGCCTTCGTTTTCTAATTGCGTTAAAGCTTCAAGGTTTACCAACTCGATTTCAAAAGTCAAAACATCGACTTGTTTCCCAAAGTTATAAACGGTTTCATAATCCATTAAATCGCCCTGAAAGAATTTATTGCAGGCAATTTTACTAGGCGCTTCGTCGCTAGGGTCAAGAACGTAAGTTTGTATATCAAATTTTCGGGTGTCGAACAAAAGCATTTTACCTAATTGTCCGCCGCCTAATATTCCTAATTTAAAATCAGAAGAAAAATAATTCATTTTGAGTTGTGTTTTTGCAAAGATACTTTTTAATCTTTTTTTAGCCAAAAATTCATTATGCGCTAGTTTTTTTCCGCCACGACTAGAGCGGTAGCGACTGGCGAAGCAATTCACGAATTTTTATTAAATCAAAAAGAAAATAATTCGTGAATTTGTGGCGATAAAAAAACTATTTTATTTTTTTCAAAACTTCTTTGGCAACGGCTTTGTAAGCGGGAGAATGATCGGCATAATCTTTTTCAACAATGACTTTAAGTTCCGGATGAATCCAATCGTAATGATTACCTAGAATATATAAAGTTCTAATAGAATACGCTTTTGTGGCAACTTTAATGTCATTAATTAACCAATCAAAACTTGCTTCGATACAATCCTGAAGATTTTGTTCGGATAAATGAATATTGTTTTTGTCTTTCTTATAATGTGATTTTACCAAAAGCTGAACCACTTTTGCAATCGGACGAAGCGAACTTTCATCTTTTAAAACTTTTAAATTGGAAAAGAAAAAATCCAAATGAGGCTGGAGCCAACTTAATTCTTCATAAGAAACAAACTCTAAAATCCAGCACGCTTTGTGATTGTTTTTGTCTTGTGGCGAAAAGCATATCAAAATTAATTCACTATAAAGTGAGGGGTTTTCTAAAATTTCATGTGCTACTTCAAGACGACTTTCTCGGCAAGGATATACATATTCCAGTTTTTTTTGCAATTCGGTCATCATTGTTTTTGAGTATTTATAGTAAGCTAAAATACGTAATTTAATGAGATAATTCCGTAATAGTTTATTGGTAGGCCTGGATAATAAAATCTGGGTTGCGCATTTCCAACTCCGGTTGCGTTGGTTAAAATCATTGAAGCATATTTTTCGTTGGTAACATTGTTGATTCCTGCATCCAAATGAGTTGTTAAACCTTGTAAAATCTCAAATTGATAACCTGTTTTTAGATTAATTATATTATAAGAATCAGAAAAAGCCGTATTGGCATCGTTCATCGGGATTTCGTCTACAAATTGATAATCGGCTCCAAAGTAAACGCCAAAATTTGTGTTTAATGTTAGACCGAGATTTATTTTATTTGGAGCAACTCCGGTTAATTTATTTCCCGAAAAATCATTTCCATTATCTACAAATTCTTTAAATTCATAATTTCCCAAAGAACCTCCAAAATAAGAATTTAAAGTAAAAAAACGATTCATCTGCCAATTGTGGTTCAAAGTAATTTCGATTCCTTCATGAAATGTTTTTCCGGCATTTGCACCAACATACTGATCGTCGCCAACTCTTTTAGCAACCAATAAATCCTTAATTTCCATTCGGTACAAAGAGATTTCGGCGTAAAGATTTTTATCAAAAAAATAAAACTTTCCGCCAAGTTCAAAGTTATAACCATTTTCAGGTTTTATATCAGGATTAATTGTGCCTTCGCTTGTTAAAGTTTCTTCGGTTGCCGGAAGCGAAAATCCCCGGCTTACCGAAAAATAAAACGTTTTTAAAGAATTTGGTTTAAAAAGAAACGAAATCTGAGGCGAAAAAATGCCATCATAACTATATTTCTCATTAATATTTTCGGTGTAATTGTTAAGATCAAATTTTGTTTTATTATAATTCAAACCCGCCTGAATTTCAAATTGTTCCGAAAGCTGAGTTCGTAACTGAGAAAAAATATTGTAGAAATGCCTTTTTTGGTCGGTTTCTGTAAGTTGATTTCCCTGCAGACTTCCTAAACCATTATTTTGCTGATATAGATTTTGAAACGTATTTCCGTTGTAAGTGTCTGCGAAATACTCTACACCGGCAATAAACTGATTTTTACTTTTTCCAATTTCAAAATTTCCCGAAAACTGAGTTCTTGCTCCAGTTGCAAAAGTATATTGACGCAGAATATCAAACGGTCGAGGTTCGTTACTATCTTTATAATTAACAAAAACTGAAGTCGAATTATTCAGGTTTTCATTAATTCTGAAATCATAAGCCAATCCGCTCAAAACAGATTTGTATTCTTTATATCCTTTTGATGCCACCCAGGTTGGAGCGCCGGCTTTTGGATTTGTATCAAAAACTTCCTTACTAATCGAACTCGGAATAAAAGCTTCTAAGTAAGTATAATTCGAAAAATAGGTGAGTTTACTATTTTCTTTTCGGAATAATTCTCCTGCAAGTGTAATTCCTTCTCTGTTATAAGCGCTGTTTTCTCTCCAGCCATCGGTCTTTAGGTTATGATAACTGATGTTTAAACTTCCTGATTTTTCATCTAAACTATAATTGATACTGTTTTTCAATAATCCGTATGAACCAAAAACGGTACTTATTCCGGCAGATTGTCCATTGTTTTTAGAAAGCTGTGGCGAAATTAAAATCGCGCCACCCAGGCCTGCGCCGTAAACACTCGAAAGTGGACCTTTTATAATTTCAATTTGATTGAGGTTTTCCAGATCAATATCATCAATTACGGTTTCGCTATTTCCAGATGTTAACGGAATACTGCCGTAAAAAGCTCTGATTTTATTGGTGCCGTATGGAGTTCTGGCGCCAATACCGCGAATTGAAATTCGGCTTGTGGTAAAATTTGAAGACTGCATGAATACGCCGGGGATTGTATTGATTACCGTTGTAATATCTGTGGTGTTATTTTGCAGTAAATCTTTTTTAGAAAGAATTCCAATTGAAGCCGGAGTGTTTAATAAATTGTTATCAATATGAAGCGGGCTGATGACGACTTCTTTAAGTTTTTCTGTTTTTACAGAATCAACAATTTTGCTTTCTATTTTCTGTGCCAATATATTCTGAAAAATAAATAGCAGAAAAAACAGTAAACAATATTTTTTTAAAATCATAGAATGAAATTGAGGCAAAGTTTTTTTAACACATAGAAACATAGCATTGATTGAGGCAAAAAAGGCGTTTTACTAATTTGAATTCACATAGAAACTATGTGTAAAAACGAGTTTTTATTTAACAACTTCTTTTTAAAGCAAAAATCTATGTCTCTATGTGTTTAAAATATTTAGTTTGTCCGATAGCTGTCGGATTAAAATTGGAAAATTTTTTAACCGCAAATTGCGCAAATTTGTGGTTAAGGAATCTTTAGTTATTTATTAGCAGAAACTTTCCAAATCGTATTTCCGCTGTCATCATTTATCAAAAGCGATCCGTCGTTCATAACCGTTACAGCAACCGGACGTCCATAAACTTCAGCTTTATCATTATCAGAAACAAAACCAGTTAAAAAATCTTCTGGTTTTCCTGAAGGTTTTCCGTCTTTAAAAGGAACGAAAAGCACTTTATATCCCGAAATTACCGAACGATTCCACGAACCATGCTGACCTACAAAAGCACCGTTTTTATATTTCGCAGGAAAAGCATTTTTGGTATAAAAAGCCAATCCTAAAGAAGCCGTATGCGAACCAACCGGAACATCAGGAACAATTGCTTTCTCGACTAAATCTTTTCTTTCTCCTTTCATTCTTGGATCTGGAATGTTTCCAAAATAAGAATAAGGCCATCCGTAAAAACCATCTCTTTTTACACTCGTAATATAATCCGGAACTAAATCATCGCCCAAATCATCACGCTCATTTACAGCTGTCCAAAGTTCTTTATTAACAGGATTCCAATCCATTCCAACTGGATTTCTAAGACCCGAAGCAAAGATTTTTTCGCCCGTTCCGTCAGGATTAATTTCCAGAATTCCAGCACGGCGAACTTCTTTGTCAACACCATGTTCGGCATTGTTGCTTCCGGAACCAACAGAAACGTAGATTTTGCTTCCGTCAGGACTTGCCAACAAATTTCTTGTCCAGTGATTGTTGTAGCCTCCAGCAGGAAGTTCAAGGATTTTTTCACCTTTAGTTTCTAATTTTAGCGGATTGTTTTTATAAGGATAACGATATAATCCGTCAGTATTTGCGATATAGAAAAAGTCTTTCAAAATCAACATGCCAAAAGGTTTGTTTAATCCCGAAATAAAAACCTCGCGGGTTTCATATTTACCATCTTTATCTTTATCACGCAAGACTGTAATCTGGTTTTTGCTCATACGAGTTCCGCTTTCGACAACAAAAATATCCTGATTTGGCGCGATATAACTCCAACGCGGATTTTGAAAACCATCTGCAAATTTGGTCACCGTAAAACCTTCAGGCGCTTTTGGCGTAATTCCGTCTGGCCATCCAATAACCTTGCTGTTTTTTGTTTTAGATTCTGTTGCGTATGGTGGCGGAAGTGTCAAATCTCCAATCGCAGTTTTTACCACATTTCCAGGTTGTTTAGCCAGTGCTTCTTTTTCATCTTTTTTAACCTGTCCGTTGCACGAAGTCATTAATGCTAATAATGATATAGAGAATAATGGTAAGTATCTTTTCATTCGTTCTGATAATTAAAGGTTTATATAACAACAATTTACTCAATTTTAAATTAGTGTCAAAAAATGATTTGTAAATATTAACTGATATTTAACATTCGCAAAAAATATACAGTTGTAGTATATTTTGTTTGGAGCAATTAAGTTGTAATTCTGTATCTTTGTCAATTATTTTAAATTTAAAAAATAATGATACAACTTCACGATAAACAATTTGTTCCGTTTATTTCGGCAAAAGAAATTGATTTTGCTTTAACCAAAATAGTGGCGCAGGTAGAAGATGATTTTGGAGATGAAATTCCTGTTTTTATTGGAGTTCTAAATGGCGCATTTATGGTTGTTGCCGATTTTTTGAAAAAATATAAAAAACCTTGCGAGGTTTCATTCATAAAAATGGCTTCGTACGAAGGAACTGAAACCACAAATTCGGTTAAAGAATTAATCGGCATTAATCAGGATTTATCAGGCCGAAGCGTCGTTATCATCGAAGATATTATCGATACAGGAAACACGATTGAAGAATTAAAAAATTTGTTTAAAGCACAAAACGTAAAACATTTCAAAGTAGCAACTTTGTTCTTTAAACCAGAAGCTTACAAAAAAGATATCAAAATAGATTATGTTGGAGTCAGAATTCCGAATAAGTTTATTGTAGGTTACGGATTAGACTACGACGGTTTGGGACGAAACCTGACAGAGGTCTATAAATTAGCAGAATAAAAAACAAAACACAACTAAATATTCATTTTAAACTTCTGTAAAAAGAAGTCACAACACGCAAATTCATTATGATTAACATCGTTTTATTCGGAAAGCCTGGCGCAGGAAAAGGAACTCAGGCTGAATTTTTAAAAGAAAAATACAATTTAACACACCTTTCAACAGGAGATATTTTTCGTTTCAATTTAAAAAATGATACAGAATTAGGAAAACAAGCAAGAGTTTTTATGGACAATGGAGAATTAGTTCCTTGCGAAATAACAACGGCAATGTTAATCGATGAAGTAAAAAAACATCCGGATACAGCAGGATTTTTGTTCGATGGTTACCCAAGAACAATTAACCAGGCAGAGGCTTTAGATAAATTTTTGCCAACAATTGGTTCAAGTGTAACAGCAACAATTGCTCTAGAAGCTGATGACGAAATCTTAGTAGCACGTTTACTTGAAAGAGGAAAAACAAGCGGAAGAGCAGATGATCAGGACGAAGAAAAAATTCGTGTAAGATATCAGGAATACAACGAAAAAACAGCTCCATTGATTGGATATTATAAAGAACAAAACAAGTTTCACGCCGTAAACGGTATCGGAACTATTGAAGAAATTACTGAGAGATTAACTTCAGTTATAGATAATTTGTAGAAGCTAATCCAGCTGTACGTGAAATCCCGATAGCTATCGGGAAAGTAAAAAAAACTATTTTTCCAAACCATAAAACGAGCTTATCCCGAGACTTCGGGAGTTGACTGTTTTTTGGGAGGAAAAATTAGTTTTTTTAGCTTCGGGCTTTTCATTCCATCTGAGTTAAAAAATAAGAATACCACATAATACGCAACGAACCAAACAAATAACGAATCTACTAAACATTGGAAATACTAATAATATTTTTTCTAATACTACTAAATGGAGTTTTCTCTATGTCTGAAATTGCATTGATCTCGGCTAGAAAAAACCGACTTGAAACTGCTGCTAAAAAAGGAAACAAAAGTGCCAAAACAGCACTTGACCTGGCAAATTCCCCAAACAAATTCTTATCAACCGTACAAATCGGAATTACCTTAATCGGAATTTTAACCGGTATTTATTCTGGAGATAAAATCACTGCCGATGTTGAGGTATTTGTTGCGGGTTTTGAAGTTTTAAAGCCTTATGCACACTCAATTGCAGTTGGAATTGTAGTTGTGGTTCTTACTTTTTTCTCTTTGGTTTTAGGAGAATTACTTCCAAAACGTATCGGATTAAATTATCCTGAATCGATTGCCAAAATGGTAGCAATGCCAATGAAAGTTATTTCGATCATTACAGCGCCTTTTATCTGGTTATTGACTTCTTCGACAGATTTTTTACTGAACATTTTTCAGATAAAGCCGACTGCTGACGGAAAAGTGACCGAAGAAGAAATTAAAGCCATTATCAAAGAAGGAACAGAAGTTGGAGAAGTTCAGGAAATTGAGCAGGATATCGTGGAGCGTGTTTTTCATATTGGAGACAGAAAAGTAAGTTCTTTAATGACACACCGAAAGTCTGTAGACATGCTGCCGCTAAATGCAGATAAAACAAAAATTAAAGAATTGGTTGTTCAGGACCTGCACGGCGTTTATCCGGTTTACAATGATAATTACGATGATATTGTTGGGGTTGTAACCCTAAAAAATATTTTTGCGCATATAGAAAATGACAATTTTGATTTGTCTTCAATCATGTCAGATGCGCCTTATTTAATGGAACAGACTACGGCTTATAAAGCTTTGGAAAATTTCAAAAAAACAGGTATTCATTACGCTTTGGTTTCAGACGAATACGGTGTTTTTCAGGGAATGATTACTTTGAATGACATTCTGGAAGCTTTGGTAGGTGATGCTGCTGAGTTTTATAAAGATGAATTTCAGCTTGTAGAAAGAGAAGACGGTTCATGGCTTGTTGACGGACATTATTCGTTACACGATTTCTTAACTTATTTTGAACTGGACGAATTAACAAACGATTACGAAGTAAACACCGTAAGCGGAATGATTATGACCGAACTTTCGCATATCCCAAAAGAAGGCGAAAAATTAGTTTGGCAAAAATTTGTTCTTGAAGTTGTCGATATGGATGGCGTTAAGATTGATAAAGTTTTAGTAAAAGCTTTAAAAGAGTAGAGAGAATTTTGTTTCATGTTTAAAGTTTCAAGTTATTGCGTTGTGCAGACTTGGAACCTGAAACCTGAAACTTTTAGATAAAAAAAAACAATGACAGAAGGAAATTTTGTAGATTACGTTAAGATATATGTTTCATCCGGAAAAGGAGGAAAAGGTTCTACGCATTTACATAGAGAGAAATTTATTGAAAAAGGCGGTCCGGACGGAGGAGATGGAGGTCGCGGCGGACATGTGTATCTAGTGGGGAATAAAGGACTCTGGACATTATTTCATTTAAAATTTGCCCGTCACGTAAAAGCGGGACACGGAGGTGACGGAGGTTCTGACAGAAGTACCGGTGCTGATGGAGAAGATAAAATTATCGAAGTGCCTCTAGGAACTGTTGTAAAAGACAAAGAAACCGGAGAAACACTTTTTGAAGTTACAGAACACGGAGAAAAAAAGATTCTGGCAAAAGGAGGAAAGGGAGGTTTAGGAAACTGGCATTTTAGAAGTTCGACAAACCAAACGCCTCGTTATGCACAGCCAGGTCTTCCTGGACTTGAAATGGATGTGATTCTGGAACTTAAAGTTCTGGCAGATGTTGGACTCGTTGGTTTCCCGAATGCCGGAAAATCTACTTTATTGTCTGTATTAACATCAGCAAAACCAAAAATTGCCGATTATCCGTTTACGACTTTAAAACCAAATTTAGGAATCGTAGCATACAGGGATTTCCAGTCTTTTGTAATTGCGGATATTCCTGGAATTATTGAAGGTGCAGCCGAAGGGAAAGGTCTTGGACATTATTTCCTTCGCCATATTGAGCGTAACTCAACTTTGTTGTTTTTAATTCCTGTTGATACAGCTGATATTAAAGGAGAATACGATATTTTAGTTAATGAATTAACGAAATACAATCCGGAAATGCTGGATAAAGAGCGTCTGGTTGTTATTTCAAAATGCGATATGCTTGATGACGAATTAAAAGCAGAACTAAAAGCGGAGCTTGACGTAAGTTTTAAAGATGTTCCGTATATGTTTATTTCGTCTGTTGCCCAGCAAGGCCTGACAGATTTGAAAGACAGACTTTGGAAAATGCTTAATGAGTAAAATTATTTGCTTTAAAATATAAAACCCGACAATAACAAATTGTCGGGTTTTTTACTTTTTGCGCGAAAAAACAAAAAGTAACGGATTTACTTTTTAACTAAAATCCTAAAAATTATAATCCAAAGTTTTTAGAAACTCCAATGCTTATTGATTTTCCAAAATTGAATCCGAAATTCTCTTTTCTTGGGGTAAAGTCCCCTTTCTGATTGTCATAATTTATTCCCCCGATAGAAAAGTTTAGACCAAATCCGTTTTTCATGTTAATAAACAAAGCAGGAGTAAAGCTGGCATACATTCCTTTTGCATTATCATATGAATCGTTTTGGTAACCTGCGCCTAAATCTCCGTATACAGAAAATAAATCAGATAAAGGAACGGCATAACGTACAAAACCGCCAATTTTGTAAGTGTCAGTTTTCTCGTATCCGCTAAGTTTCTCGCTTCTGATCGCAGCATCAGCTCCGATAGTCCATCTGTCAGCAAACTGATACCCTACTTTTGGAGAGAACTCAAATGTTTCAAATTTAGAATCTCCTGTTTTTTCCAAAGAGTATCCAACATTACCACCTACTAAAAGTGAATTTTTTTGTGCGCTTGCAATTGTTGAAATAAGGATTGCAGCTGCAAATAATAATTTTTTCATGCTTATTTTTATTTTTAATTCTGCAAACATAAAACAAATTAAATTGTAAGAAAAAGTCTTTTATTTTATTTTTTAAAAGAAAGTATATTTTTACAAATAAGATTGTGGTTTGATTTTTAAATTTGGGAAAGGAAAAGCTTTTATTTGTTTTAGCTGCTTTTTCCTGATGTTTTTAAGATTTTATCTGCGATAACAATAAATTGAGAAATTCGCAAAATCAGCAATCTATTGGTTTATTATGTTTTGTTTTTGAATGGATAGACTGTTTTTTTTGCGAAAATGAGTTATATTCGCAGAACTTAAATAAAATAACATGAAAAAAATAGTTTTATTCTTGACTATGTGTCTCATGGCTTTTCCTGTAAGGGCTGATGAGGGAATGTGGTTCCTGATGTTTATCGAAAGATTAAATCACAGGGATATGCAAAAAATGGGCTTACAATTAACA
This portion of the Flavobacterium gelatinilyticum genome encodes:
- a CDS encoding M3 family metallopeptidase — translated: MSILTQYFNTKHNTAPFSQIKIEDYVPAFQEGIALAKAEIDAITNNPDAPTFENTIAAMDYSGDILDRLSSVFFNLNSAETNDEMQKIAQEVSPWLSEFGNDIRLNAELFARVKAVYDQKESLNLNPEQTTLLDKKYKSFSRNGANLPEDKKNQLREIDKELSKLSLQFGENVLAETNNFELHLTDEKDLAGLPEGTIEAARLLAKNQEKEGWIFTLDYPSYVPFLTYADNRELRKKMAIAFGAKGFQNNEFDNQENVLKIAKLRHERANLLGYKTHAHFVLEERMAESPEKVFSFLNDLLAKAKPAAQKEFAELTAFAKELDGIEQLEKWDGAYYSEKLKQQLFNLDDEKLKPYFQLEKVLDGAFTVAKKLYGLTFTEVFDIDKYHEEVTTYEVRDAKNDLVSIFYADFFPRKGKRNGAWMTSFKSQYVKDGVNERPHISNVCNFTKPTETKPSLLTFNEVTTLFHEFGHGLHGMLADTVYPSLSGTSVYWDFVELPSQIMENWCYEPEALALFANHYETGEIIPIEYVQKIKESASFQEGLATLRQLSFGLLDMAWHGQDPTNITDLKTFETEQFANTQLYPDVKENAMSTSFSHIFQGGYSSGYYSYKWAEVLDADAFEFFQEKGIFNEEVAKKFKDNVLSKGGTEHPMTLYKRFRGQEPKPEALLKRAGLL
- the purE gene encoding 5-(carboxyamino)imidazole ribonucleotide mutase, whose amino-acid sequence is MSKVAIIMGSISDMPVMQDAIDILKQFNVEVEVDIVSAHRTPEKLFDFSKNAHTRGISVIIAGAGGAAHLPGMVASMSPLPVIGVPVKSSNSIDGWDSVLSILQMPGGVPVATVALNGAKNAGILAAQIIGSHDKKVLDTIIAYKEELKAAVNKAAEGLKK
- a CDS encoding 5-(carboxyamino)imidazole ribonucleotide synthase — its product is MNYFSSDFKLGILGGGQLGKMLLFDTRKFDIQTYVLDPSDEAPSKIACNKFFQGDLMDYETVYNFGKQVDVLTFEIELVNLEALTQLENEGVKVYPSPKTLKGIQNKGTQKDFYTESNIPTASYLRFENPAQLQKSVGNNEITIPFVWKCTEFGYDGNGVKVIRQISDLDNLPNVECIAETMVPFKNELAVIVCRNPSGEIKTYPVVEMEFHPEANQVEYVICPARIDEKVAEKARAIALNVSEKFNHVGLLAVEMFQTQDDEILVNEVAPRPHNSGHYSIEASYTSQFENHLRAILDLPLGNTDSKVAGIMVNLVGAEGYSGNVVYENIETILGWNGVTPHIYGKKQTRPFRKMGHVTIVNENMQEARRIAQEVKNTIRVISQ
- a CDS encoding TonB-dependent receptor, producing the protein MAQKIESKIVDSVKTEKLKEVVISPLHIDNNLLNTPASIGILSKKDLLQNNTTDITTVINTIPGVFMQSSNFTTSRISIRGIGARTPYGTNKIRAFYGSIPLTSGNSETVIDDIDLENLNQIEIIKGPLSSVYGAGLGGAILISPQLSKNNGQSAGISTVFGSYGLLKNSINYSLDEKSGSLNISYHNLKTDGWRENSAYNREGITLAGELFRKENSKLTYFSNYTYLEAFIPSSISKEVFDTNPKAGAPTWVASKGYKEYKSVLSGLAYDFRINENLNNSTSVFVNYKDSNEPRPFDILRQYTFATGARTQFSGNFEIGKSKNQFIAGVEYFADTYNGNTFQNLYQQNNGLGSLQGNQLTETDQKRHFYNIFSQLRTQLSEQFEIQAGLNYNKTKFDLNNYTENINEKYSYDGIFSPQISFLFKPNSLKTFYFSVSRGFSLPATEETLTSEGTINPDIKPENGYNFELGGKFYFFDKNLYAEISLYRMEIKDLLVAKRVGDDQYVGANAGKTFHEGIEITLNHNWQMNRFFTLNSYFGGSLGNYEFKEFVDNGNDFSGNKLTGVAPNKINLGLTLNTNFGVYFGADYQFVDEIPMNDANTAFSDSYNIINLKTGYQFEILQGLTTHLDAGINNVTNEKYASMILTNATGVGNAQPRFYYPGLPINYYGIISLNYVF
- a CDS encoding PQQ-dependent sugar dehydrogenase, with amino-acid sequence MKRYLPLFSISLLALMTSCNGQVKKDEKEALAKQPGNVVKTAIGDLTLPPPYATESKTKNSKVIGWPDGITPKAPEGFTVTKFADGFQNPRWSYIAPNQDIFVVESGTRMSKNQITVLRDKDKDGKYETREVFISGLNKPFGMLILKDFFYIANTDGLYRYPYKNNPLKLETKGEKILELPAGGYNNHWTRNLLASPDGSKIYVSVGSGSNNAEHGVDKEVRRAGILEINPDGTGEKIFASGLRNPVGMDWNPVNKELWTAVNERDDLGDDLVPDYITSVKRDGFYGWPYSYFGNIPDPRMKGERKDLVEKAIVPDVPVGSHTASLGLAFYTKNAFPAKYKNGAFVGQHGSWNRSVISGYKVLFVPFKDGKPSGKPEDFLTGFVSDNDKAEVYGRPVAVTVMNDGSLLINDDSGNTIWKVSANK